In Streptococcus respiraculi, one DNA window encodes the following:
- the lepB gene encoding signal peptidase I: protein MKHFLKEWGFFSFILVLILLSRLFIWSLVSVEGHSMDPTLRDKDVLIMRKIGKIDRFDIVVASEVDDAGKEKLIVKRLIGLPGDTIHYENDTLYVNGQEVKEKYLEEYKAAFAKDKLQSTYSYNPNFQAIAQDASAFTLDAQGNPTFTIEIPEGQYYLLGDDRLVSADSRKVGTFRKTAIKGKIISRVYPFNRIQGF, encoded by the coding sequence ATGAAACATTTTTTGAAAGAGTGGGGATTCTTTTCCTTTATTCTCGTACTAATTCTGCTTTCCAGATTATTTATCTGGAGTTTGGTGAGCGTTGAAGGACATTCAATGGATCCCACTTTGCGCGACAAGGATGTGCTCATCATGCGAAAAATTGGAAAAATTGACCGATTTGACATCGTAGTCGCAAGCGAGGTAGATGATGCTGGCAAAGAAAAATTGATTGTAAAACGCCTCATCGGACTGCCTGGCGACACTATCCACTATGAAAATGACACTCTCTACGTCAATGGCCAGGAAGTTAAAGAAAAATATTTGGAAGAATATAAGGCAGCATTTGCCAAAGATAAGCTCCAATCCACCTATTCTTATAACCCAAACTTTCAGGCGATTGCGCAAGATGCATCAGCTTTCACATTAGACGCACAAGGGAACCCTACTTTCACCATCGAAATCCCTGAGGGGCAATACTATCTCCTAGGAGACGATCGCCTCGTATCAGCAGATAGCCGTAAAGTCGGAACCTTTAGAAAAACGGCTATCAAGGGAAAAATCATCTCCCGTGTCTACCCATTTAACCGTATCCAAGGCTTTTAA
- a CDS encoding 1-phosphofructokinase family hexose kinase produces MMIHLVCPNPALDRTLLVERIEKNIPLRPSEVREYPGGKSFNVAYALKENGESNYVIHTILGGRIGQYIQDLNADKGNALQVVENSQNTRTCNIYMETKTGDVTLFYEKGLDLTEDLLAQFTSQLEASLSDGDWLVFSGSLMKGMPDDYIKQLIDRHPKVHTIVDTSGAALRAAYQSRPSLVKINNEELKDIYPELDENSPEQILAILKEQTPHENMIVTMGAKGSLAKIGQRFFRVAPLRVEALNPIASGDFYLGVLVKGLSRQEAPERYLREAAAFSAANCLQYFPEVDQAQYQDLLEKVTVEEV; encoded by the coding sequence ATGATGATTCATTTGGTGTGTCCTAACCCAGCCTTGGACCGTACCTTGCTTGTGGAGCGGATTGAGAAAAACATCCCTCTTCGTCCGAGCGAGGTGAGAGAATATCCTGGTGGGAAAAGTTTTAATGTCGCTTATGCCCTCAAAGAAAACGGCGAGTCAAACTACGTGATTCATACCATTTTAGGAGGTCGGATTGGCCAGTATATTCAAGATTTGAATGCGGATAAGGGCAATGCCTTACAGGTTGTGGAAAACTCGCAAAATACCCGGACCTGCAATATTTACATGGAAACCAAGACAGGTGATGTGACCCTGTTTTATGAGAAAGGTTTGGACTTGACGGAAGACTTGCTAGCACAATTCACCAGCCAATTGGAAGCAAGTCTGTCAGACGGCGACTGGTTGGTCTTTTCCGGTAGTCTGATGAAAGGCATGCCAGATGACTATATCAAGCAGTTGATTGACCGTCACCCGAAAGTACATACCATTGTGGATACGAGTGGCGCAGCCTTACGTGCTGCTTATCAATCCCGACCAAGTTTGGTCAAGATTAACAACGAGGAGTTGAAGGATATTTATCCAGAATTGGATGAGAATAGCCCTGAGCAGATTTTGGCAATTTTGAAAGAACAAACGCCTCATGAAAATATGATTGTCACCATGGGAGCAAAGGGCAGTTTGGCTAAGATTGGACAACGCTTTTTCCGAGTGGCACCGTTACGTGTTGAGGCGCTGAACCCGATTGCGTCAGGGGATTTTTACTTGGGTGTCTTAGTCAAAGGCTTGAGCCGACAAGAAGCCCCTGAACGGTATCTCCGCGAAGCAGCAGCTTTTTCAGCAGCTAACTGCCTGCAATATTTCCCAGAAGTGGACCAAGCGCAATACCAAGACTTACTCGAAAAAGTAACCGTTGAGGAAGTCTAG
- a CDS encoding CPBP family intramembrane glutamic endopeptidase: protein MSKKSLQQVCLYGLLLLGTNWTLGFLSYFLTGTTYYIIKTALLASIFYLVGHRFLHLTMPLKARTGIGEQLRVNWLNFVYLFLVCIPLLVFGLVEHLNYLPVALVTALGAGFVEEYICRGILLQIAFKDGLHSYKNVLQAVLLSSLVFGLAHLGNLRTQPLDVTLFQVYYAMAMGIYFSAVVIRTRSLWWTIFIHFMIDFAAILATAGTNATSKPALVSVLIWLFVAIIAFILIRPKQIQRLIDQKI from the coding sequence ATGTCAAAAAAATCATTACAGCAAGTCTGCCTCTATGGCCTATTATTACTCGGAACAAATTGGACCTTAGGGTTTCTCAGCTACTTCCTCACGGGCACTACCTACTATATTATCAAAACAGCCTTACTGGCCTCTATCTTCTACCTAGTTGGACATCGCTTTCTCCATTTAACAATGCCCCTAAAAGCTCGTACTGGAATAGGAGAGCAATTACGGGTCAACTGGCTCAATTTTGTTTATCTCTTTCTAGTCTGCATTCCTCTGTTGGTCTTTGGACTTGTAGAACATCTAAACTATTTGCCTGTTGCCTTGGTAACGGCTCTGGGAGCTGGATTTGTAGAAGAGTACATCTGCCGTGGCATTCTGTTACAAATCGCCTTTAAAGACGGGCTTCATTCTTATAAAAATGTCCTGCAAGCCGTCCTTCTATCAAGTTTGGTCTTCGGACTGGCTCATCTAGGAAACTTACGTACTCAGCCACTTGATGTCACCCTATTTCAGGTCTACTATGCTATGGCAATGGGAATCTACTTTTCTGCCGTTGTCATTCGCACGCGCAGCCTGTGGTGGACAATTTTTATTCATTTTATGATTGACTTTGCTGCCATTTTAGCAACTGCAGGTACAAATGCAACTTCAAAACCAGCACTTGTTTCCGTTCTCATCTGGCTATTTGTTGCGATTATCGCCTTTATTCTTATCCGTCCAAAACAAATCCAACGGCTGATTGACCAAAAAATTTGA
- a CDS encoding ATP-dependent RecD-like DNA helicase: protein MSEVYFTGTIDRIIFENPSNFYKILLLEIDDTDSNYDDYDIIITGTIADVIEGEDYQFYGHLITHPKYGQQLQITRYERSKPTSAGLVKYFSSDQFKGIGRKTAEKIVALYGENTIDHILAEPEKLTQITGLSAKHRQAFIEKLRFNYGTEVTLAKLAEYGIPNKLAFQIQDQYKEKTLDVLTENPYQLVEDVQGLGFTIADKIAENLGIASDSPQRFRAAMLYSLIHKSMETGDTYVEARDLLEHTLEVLETARKIELEPTLVAQELTGLIQDGKVQQMDTKIFDNSLFFAEQGIHKQIKRLLDKQEVHTFSAEKIDAAIREVEEQSGFQYDTIQKQAIQQALNNPLFILTGGPGTGKTTVINGIISIYAMLHGINLTKATGDCPILLAAPTGRAARRMNELTGLPSATIHRHLGLTEGQEESYRDEYLDAEFIIIDEFSMVDTWLANQLFQHISSNTQVLIVGDAEQLPSVSPGQVLADLLKIPAIPSITLEKIFRQSDDSTIVTLANHIRKGQLPLDFREKKADRSYFEAQNEQIPALIDRIVSAAVQSGIKPQEVQILAPMYRGQAGIDQLNITTQALLNPLAEGQLEFLQNEIRFRQGDRVIHLVNDTEANVFNGDLGYITDLLPAKYSDSKQDEITINFDGSEVIYPRNEWYKITLAYAMSIHKSQGSEFQVVILPITRTSYRMLQRNLLYTAITRSKSKLILLGDYSSFDYAVKNAGTSRKTYLKERFETGQSELALETETIASTSSEEEGPQTYILTEENLLTIDPMIGISEEDIQAFFKNK, encoded by the coding sequence ATGAGTGAAGTTTATTTTACAGGAACCATTGACCGCATCATCTTTGAAAATCCGTCCAATTTTTACAAGATTCTGCTGCTTGAAATCGATGATACCGATAGTAACTATGATGACTATGACATCATCATAACAGGAACGATTGCAGATGTCATCGAAGGGGAAGATTATCAATTTTACGGACACTTAATCACCCATCCCAAATATGGACAACAGCTACAAATCACGCGCTATGAGCGTAGCAAACCAACTTCCGCGGGCTTAGTCAAATATTTTTCCAGCGATCAGTTTAAAGGAATTGGACGCAAAACGGCTGAAAAAATTGTCGCACTCTACGGGGAAAATACCATTGATCACATTCTCGCTGAGCCTGAGAAATTGACCCAAATCACAGGCCTTTCTGCCAAACATCGGCAGGCTTTTATCGAAAAACTGCGCTTCAACTATGGGACAGAAGTCACGCTAGCAAAGCTAGCTGAGTACGGCATTCCTAACAAACTGGCCTTTCAAATCCAAGACCAATACAAGGAAAAAACGCTCGATGTCCTTACCGAAAACCCCTATCAACTGGTGGAAGATGTGCAAGGGCTGGGTTTTACCATTGCTGATAAAATTGCTGAAAATCTAGGAATTGCAAGCGATTCTCCGCAGCGTTTTCGGGCTGCCATGCTCTATAGTTTAATTCACAAGTCTATGGAGACGGGCGACACCTATGTCGAAGCCCGCGATTTATTGGAACACACCCTAGAGGTGCTTGAAACAGCCCGCAAGATTGAACTGGAGCCTACTCTTGTCGCCCAAGAATTAACAGGTTTGATTCAAGACGGCAAGGTCCAGCAAATGGACACCAAAATCTTTGACAATTCTCTCTTTTTTGCAGAACAAGGTATCCATAAACAAATCAAGCGCTTATTAGACAAGCAAGAAGTCCACACCTTTTCAGCTGAAAAAATTGACGCTGCCATCCGTGAAGTCGAAGAACAGTCTGGCTTTCAATACGATACCATTCAGAAACAGGCCATCCAGCAAGCCCTCAACAATCCGCTCTTTATCCTAACAGGAGGACCAGGAACAGGGAAAACAACAGTCATCAATGGCATTATTTCTATTTACGCCATGCTACACGGTATCAATCTGACCAAAGCGACAGGCGATTGTCCGATTTTACTGGCTGCACCAACAGGTCGGGCTGCTAGACGAATGAATGAATTGACAGGACTGCCAAGTGCGACTATTCATCGACACCTTGGCTTGACTGAGGGACAGGAAGAAAGCTACCGCGACGAGTATCTGGATGCCGAATTTATCATCATTGATGAATTTTCCATGGTGGATACCTGGCTTGCCAACCAGCTGTTTCAGCACATTTCATCCAATACCCAGGTTCTGATCGTAGGCGATGCCGAGCAACTCCCTTCTGTCAGTCCCGGTCAAGTCCTTGCAGATCTGCTGAAAATTCCTGCCATTCCAAGCATTACCTTGGAAAAAATCTTCCGTCAATCTGATGATTCAACGATTGTCACCTTAGCCAACCATATTCGCAAAGGACAACTACCTCTTGATTTCCGAGAGAAAAAGGCTGACCGCTCCTACTTTGAAGCCCAAAACGAGCAAATTCCTGCGCTTATTGATCGGATTGTCAGCGCAGCCGTTCAATCAGGAATCAAGCCTCAGGAAGTGCAAATCCTCGCTCCTATGTACCGAGGACAAGCAGGCATTGACCAGCTCAATATCACGACTCAAGCCCTCCTAAATCCGCTCGCAGAAGGTCAACTTGAATTTCTCCAAAACGAGATTCGTTTTCGTCAGGGGGATCGCGTCATTCACTTGGTCAACGACACCGAAGCCAATGTTTTTAACGGAGACTTGGGCTATATTACGGACCTTCTTCCTGCCAAATATAGCGATTCCAAGCAAGACGAAATCACGATTAACTTTGACGGGAGCGAAGTGATCTACCCCCGCAACGAATGGTACAAAATCACGCTGGCCTATGCCATGTCGATTCACAAATCACAAGGAAGCGAGTTTCAGGTAGTGATCCTACCCATTACTCGAACCAGCTACCGCATGCTCCAGCGCAATCTCCTCTACACTGCTATTACCCGTTCAAAGAGCAAACTCATTCTCTTGGGGGACTACAGCTCCTTTGACTATGCTGTAAAAAATGCCGGGACCAGCCGCAAGACCTACCTCAAGGAGCGCTTTGAGACAGGACAGTCCGAGCTTGCGCTAGAAACTGAGACCATAGCTAGCACCAGTTCAGAAGAAGAAGGACCCCAAACCTATATCCTGACCGAAGAAAATCTCCTAACTATTGACCCCATGATTGGTATCAGTGAAGAAGATATTCAGGCATTTTTCAAGAACAAATAA
- a CDS encoding DUF4097 family beta strand repeat-containing protein, whose protein sequence is MKKKVTITLLTGFIALISGLILCGIGYFMGGIEDIQAVSTPSLIEETYKDINEITIDAQTRTVQIDESPDDQFHVRYANYDNFRYRSLSLQQDNHTLTIQGKDPKFHIQGIMQFLGQELAINMRRNHELRELTILVPKGKTLEKLSGWNYMDSLLLNKVHIKNLDWGGSIDAENVKLENGQLSAFSGATISIHNSHLKGTTVDAATATQFYTDSTLENVTLRQARTVHLHNTNILGTTSLETTDLYHSEVNVELSDKSKKDTQLDVTATYDWEKLRDTYYYPGHYNNSQTDEQDDEAKLQEEEFQKEHLAQMGIEVGPDYKNLTVEKSKDGAKLIHSPKDAPNKLIIKTINGKVTFGVMD, encoded by the coding sequence ATGAAAAAGAAAGTTACGATTACCCTATTAACAGGCTTTATTGCCTTGATTTCAGGCTTAATTCTTTGCGGTATTGGCTACTTTATGGGCGGTATTGAAGATATCCAAGCCGTTTCTACTCCTAGCTTGATTGAAGAAACCTACAAAGACATCAACGAAATCACAATTGATGCCCAAACGCGGACGGTTCAGATAGACGAATCCCCAGATGATCAATTCCATGTCCGCTATGCGAATTATGATAATTTCCGCTATCGTTCCCTCTCTTTGCAACAGGACAATCATACCCTCACCATCCAGGGAAAAGATCCCAAATTCCATATTCAAGGCATCATGCAATTCCTAGGACAAGAATTGGCTATCAATATGAGACGCAATCACGAACTCAGAGAATTGACCATTCTTGTTCCTAAAGGAAAAACACTTGAAAAATTAAGCGGCTGGAACTATATGGATTCTTTATTGCTCAATAAGGTCCATATCAAAAACCTCGACTGGGGTGGCTCTATCGATGCTGAGAATGTAAAACTGGAAAATGGACAACTCAGCGCATTTAGTGGCGCAACAATCTCCATTCACAATTCGCATTTGAAAGGCACAACGGTTGATGCAGCCACTGCGACACAATTTTATACAGATAGCACTCTGGAAAATGTCACCCTGCGCCAAGCCCGTACGGTTCATCTGCACAACACCAACATTCTCGGTACTACCAGCTTAGAAACAACCGACCTCTACCACTCTGAAGTCAATGTAGAACTATCTGACAAGAGTAAGAAAGATACTCAACTCGATGTAACTGCCACCTATGACTGGGAAAAGCTACGCGATACCTACTACTATCCTGGTCACTATAACAACTCTCAAACAGACGAACAGGATGACGAAGCAAAGCTTCAAGAGGAAGAATTCCAAAAAGAGCATTTAGCGCAAATGGGAATCGAAGTCGGTCCAGACTACAAGAACCTTACTGTCGAGAAAAGCAAAGACGGGGCTAAACTGATTCACAGTCCTAAAGACGCCCCAAATAAACTCATCATCAAAACCATCAATGGAAAAGTGACCTTCGGAGTCATGGACTAA
- a CDS encoding DUF1700 domain-containing protein has protein sequence MTRTEYMEQLEKHLKKLPHKEYQAAVNYFKEYFDDAGPEGEAALIEELGSPKEAASDIINNILDRHIEEEMTTERKSKTKTIWLAVVALLSLPIAIPLLLLLIGILFLIIAGVVGLILSAFLLGLGLIVTGGYLIWEAFSLLGQSLPAFLMGFGTGIGLIGGAAILYVITGIFAYWSGRLVKALFQWILKRGKTA, from the coding sequence ATGACAAGAACTGAATACATGGAGCAGTTAGAAAAACACCTGAAAAAACTGCCCCACAAAGAATATCAGGCAGCCGTTAACTATTTTAAAGAATACTTTGACGATGCAGGCCCAGAAGGTGAAGCAGCCTTGATCGAGGAGCTAGGCTCGCCTAAAGAAGCCGCGAGCGACATTATCAACAACATCCTCGACCGCCATATCGAAGAAGAGATGACTACAGAGCGTAAAAGTAAGACTAAAACCATTTGGCTCGCTGTAGTTGCTCTCTTGTCACTTCCCATTGCTATTCCCTTGTTGCTCCTTTTAATCGGTATTCTTTTTCTGATAATCGCAGGAGTTGTAGGACTCATCCTCTCAGCATTTCTGTTAGGACTTGGGCTCATCGTGACAGGTGGTTACCTTATCTGGGAAGCCTTTAGCCTCCTCGGTCAATCCCTCCCAGCCTTTCTCATGGGATTTGGGACAGGAATTGGCCTCATCGGTGGCGCAGCCATTCTCTATGTGATCACTGGCATTTTCGCCTACTGGTCAGGACGCCTAGTCAAGGCCCTCTTTCAATGGATTCTTAAGCGAGGTAAAACAGCATGA
- the rnhC gene encoding ribonuclease HIII, with protein sequence MNNLVITVDKRQKEKIKAYYTAYQQPSNNPYVEAFFKTDGISITLYNSGKVMFQGEKAELHAQKWGYQTESPHPQQSLSQQVPIIGTDEVGNGSYFGGLAVVASFVTPSDHAFLKSLGVDDSKRLTDQKICQIAPLLKEKIPHQALLLTPKKYNDVIEHGYNAVSVKVALHNQAIFLLLQKGVAPKQIVIDAFTSSKNYNRYLAHEAKRFPNPIILEEKAEGKYLAVAVSSIIARAMFLENLAHLSQEVGYDLPSGAGKKSDQVARDILARYGMAGLEQTAKLHFANTQKAQALLLHRK encoded by the coding sequence ATGAACAATCTTGTGATAACTGTAGATAAGAGACAAAAAGAGAAAATCAAGGCCTACTATACTGCCTACCAACAACCGAGTAACAATCCCTACGTCGAAGCTTTTTTCAAGACAGACGGGATTAGTATTACTCTCTACAATTCTGGAAAGGTCATGTTTCAGGGAGAGAAGGCCGAACTTCACGCCCAAAAATGGGGCTATCAGACAGAAAGTCCACACCCGCAGCAAAGCCTATCTCAGCAGGTTCCCATAATTGGAACAGATGAGGTGGGGAACGGTTCTTATTTTGGTGGGCTTGCGGTCGTTGCAAGTTTCGTCACTCCAAGTGACCATGCCTTTCTCAAATCGTTAGGTGTTGATGATTCCAAACGATTGACAGACCAAAAAATCTGCCAGATCGCACCCTTGTTAAAAGAGAAAATTCCGCACCAAGCTCTGCTACTTACCCCCAAAAAATACAATGATGTCATTGAACATGGCTACAATGCAGTCTCTGTCAAGGTTGCACTGCATAATCAGGCGATTTTCCTTCTCTTGCAAAAGGGTGTAGCGCCAAAGCAAATTGTGATCGATGCCTTTACCAGTAGCAAGAACTACAATCGCTATCTAGCACACGAAGCCAAGCGCTTTCCAAATCCTATCATCTTAGAAGAAAAGGCAGAAGGAAAATACCTAGCGGTTGCTGTATCATCCATCATCGCACGGGCCATGTTTTTGGAAAATCTAGCCCACTTGAGCCAAGAAGTTGGATATGACCTGCCGTCAGGCGCTGGAAAAAAATCTGATCAGGTCGCGCGCGATATCCTTGCCCGATACGGCATGGCAGGACTAGAGCAGACTGCCAAGCTGCACTTTGCCAATACCCAAAAGGCACAAGCGCTTTTATTACATCGTAAATGA
- a CDS encoding RluA family pseudouridine synthase produces the protein MKYTITIPAQFPAMTVKEALEDYFLIPRKIRHFLRTKKHVRVNEHVINWQSPITAGDQLELIFDEEDYPKKVIPWGKSELVDVLYEDEHLIVVNKPEGMKTHGNEPTEIALLNHVSAYVQQTCYVVHRLDMETSGAIVFAKNPFILPILNRLLEDKVIFREYLALCQGRFPKNTQTITDKIGRHRHDRRKRVIDPQKGQMAITHITRLKALGKTSLVACRLETGRTHQIRVHLSHHGHAIIGDPLYSTLPASRLMLHAHKLTFTHPFTLETISVQASSTSFEKGLKNR, from the coding sequence ATGAAATATACCATTACCATTCCTGCACAATTTCCGGCTATGACGGTCAAGGAAGCCTTGGAAGATTACTTTTTAATTCCGCGCAAGATTCGCCACTTCCTGCGCACCAAAAAGCACGTCCGTGTAAACGAGCATGTCATCAACTGGCAGAGTCCGATTACGGCAGGTGACCAACTAGAACTCATCTTTGATGAGGAAGATTACCCTAAAAAAGTCATTCCTTGGGGGAAAAGTGAATTAGTCGATGTTCTCTATGAGGATGAACACCTGATTGTAGTCAACAAGCCAGAAGGCATGAAAACTCACGGCAATGAGCCAACTGAAATTGCCCTGCTCAATCATGTGTCCGCTTATGTCCAGCAAACCTGCTACGTCGTGCATCGTCTCGATATGGAGACCAGCGGTGCGATTGTATTTGCCAAAAATCCTTTTATCCTGCCGATTCTCAATCGGCTCTTAGAAGACAAGGTGATTTTCCGTGAATATCTTGCACTCTGCCAAGGACGATTCCCAAAAAACACACAGACCATAACAGATAAAATCGGGCGCCACCGCCATGACAGACGCAAACGAGTAATCGACCCACAAAAAGGTCAAATGGCCATTACCCATATCACTCGATTAAAAGCACTGGGAAAAACGAGCCTCGTTGCCTGTCGGTTAGAAACGGGACGAACTCATCAAATCAGAGTACATCTCTCTCATCACGGACATGCCATTATCGGAGACCCTCTCTACAGCACGCTTCCTGCTAGTAGGCTCATGCTCCATGCCCACAAACTCACCTTTACTCACCCTTTTACCCTTGAAACCATTTCTGTTCAGGCTAGTTCAACGAGTTTTGAAAAAGGGTTGAAAAACCGCTAG
- a CDS encoding PadR family transcriptional regulator, whose amino-acid sequence MYFPVPAVLTEFLILAILESRDSYGYEISQTIKLIANIKESALYPILKKMEQNDYLATYSREYQGRTRKYYGLTQLGHEQLVKLKEDWDTYTATINGIIEGSIRHDKN is encoded by the coding sequence ATGTATTTTCCCGTACCTGCTGTACTGACGGAGTTTCTCATTCTCGCGATTTTAGAGTCCAGGGATTCCTACGGTTATGAGATTAGTCAGACCATTAAGCTGATTGCCAACATCAAGGAATCCGCCCTTTACCCCATTTTAAAAAAAATGGAGCAAAATGATTACCTAGCGACCTACTCTAGGGAATACCAAGGGCGTACTCGGAAATATTACGGCTTGACCCAATTGGGACACGAGCAACTGGTTAAACTCAAGGAAGATTGGGATACCTACACCGCTACAATCAATGGCATTATAGAAGGGAGCATTCGTCATGACAAGAACTGA
- a CDS encoding NAD(P)/FAD-dependent oxidoreductase → MTELYDITIIGGGPVGLFTAFYAHLRQAKVKIIDSLPQLGGQPAILYPEKTILDIPAFPRLTGQELTDNLLAQLEPFETTICLNETVIGIAQADHFIITTSKGAHASKAVIIAMGGGAFKPRPLELEQADDFDNIHYHVANIQQYAGQNVVVLGGGDSAVDWSLAFEPIAETTQIVHRRDNFRAMEHSVEALKASNVTIHTPYIPKALQGGNGHAAAIELTKVKSDEELTLHFDHLFVNYGFKSSVGTLKEWGLKLGRNRILVNSKQETSVPGIYAVGDCCSYEGKVDLIATGLGEAPTAVNNAMHFINPAEKVQPKHSSSL, encoded by the coding sequence ATGACGGAACTGTATGATATTACGATTATTGGAGGCGGCCCTGTGGGCCTATTTACTGCTTTTTATGCACATTTGCGCCAGGCTAAGGTGAAAATCATTGACTCCCTTCCTCAACTGGGTGGGCAGCCTGCTATTTTGTATCCTGAAAAGACGATTTTAGACATCCCAGCCTTTCCTCGCTTGACAGGACAGGAATTAACAGACAATCTCCTTGCTCAGCTGGAGCCTTTTGAAACGACTATTTGCCTTAATGAAACGGTGATAGGTATTGCACAAGCTGACCATTTCATCATTACGACCTCAAAAGGTGCGCATGCTTCAAAGGCTGTTATTATCGCTATGGGAGGCGGGGCTTTCAAGCCACGCCCGCTTGAATTGGAGCAGGCAGATGACTTTGACAATATTCACTATCATGTAGCCAATATCCAACAATATGCCGGTCAAAACGTGGTGGTCCTAGGTGGTGGGGATTCTGCAGTGGACTGGTCACTGGCTTTTGAGCCAATCGCTGAAACGACCCAAATCGTACATCGTAGGGACAATTTCCGCGCTATGGAGCATAGTGTCGAAGCCCTTAAAGCATCGAATGTTACGATTCATACTCCCTACATCCCCAAAGCTCTCCAAGGAGGAAATGGTCACGCAGCCGCTATTGAATTGACCAAGGTCAAAAGCGATGAAGAGCTGACACTTCATTTTGATCATCTCTTTGTCAACTACGGCTTCAAGTCTTCTGTTGGAACGTTAAAAGAATGGGGACTAAAACTAGGGCGCAACCGCATTCTCGTCAACAGCAAGCAAGAGACCTCTGTCCCTGGTATCTATGCGGTTGGCGACTGCTGCTCTTACGAGGGCAAAGTGGACTTGATTGCAACGGGTCTTGGCGAAGCACCGACGGCTGTTAACAACGCCATGCATTTTATCAATCCAGCTGAAAAGGTGCAACCAAAGCACTCTTCAAGTTTGTAA